TTGTTTCTGTCATAACAGGCCCTTTTGTGTTAGAGGAAATTTCAATATTGGCTTCTTTTGAAAGCTCATTTTCAGGGATAAGCCCCACTGATAAAAGCAGTGTATCGCATTTAACAAATTCTTCTGTTCCCTTTATCGGTTGCATCTTGCCATCTACCTTTGCAACAATAACACCGGTAACCCTATCCTTTCCTTTTATCTCCATCACGGTATGGGAAAGGTAAAGCGGAATATCAAAATCATTCAGGCATTGTACGATATTTCTTTTAAGGCCACCCGGGTGATTCATAATTTCATATACGCCTTTTACTTTTGCACCTTCCAGTGTAAGTCGCCTTGCCATAATAAGTCCAATATCTCCCGAACCAAGAATAACTACTTCCTTTCCTGGCAAATATCCATCAATATTAATAAATCGCTGCGCCACACCAGCAGTATATATGCCTGCAGGACGGGTGCCAGGTATAACAAGATTGCCTCTGGCACGCTCGCGGCATCCCATTGCAAGAACAATACTTTTTGAGTCGATGTTAAACACTCCGTGCTTAGAATTTACAGCCGTGATTGTGCGATCTTTTGAAAGGTGGATTGCCATAGTGTCAAGCATATAATCAACACCCTCTTTATTTATATCATCTATTAGCCGCTCTGCATACTCCGGCCCTGTAAGGTCTTTTTTAAATAGTTCAAGACCAAAACCATTATGGATACATTGTTTTAATATTCCCCCCAACTCATCTTCTCTCTCAAGTATCAACACTCTTTTTGCACCGTTTCTTTTTGCAAAAAGAGCAGAAACAAGTCCTCCGGGGCCTCCTCCAATTACTGTTACATCAGCTTTCAATGCACTTCCTCCTCAATCGCAATAAATCCATCGCAGCTATTTTTCTCATATAGGTCTGCAATTTTATTTACAACACCCACTGAAGAATCCTGTGGAACTTCATTAAAAATACCTCCAACTTCAACACCGTTTTCCTTCAACCCATTTACAACATACTCCACAAGCCCTAATTTCTCAATTACTTCATCCGTCACAATAAGTGGCTTTTTTACGCTCATATCTTCCAATTCTACACTAAAATCAGAAGCTACTCCCTCACCAAAGATAATTTTAGTTGGT
The Caldisericota bacterium DNA segment above includes these coding regions:
- a CDS encoding iron-containing alcohol dehydrogenase, which produces MGLSEFFQFYVPTKIIFGEGVASDFSVELEDMSVKKPLIVTDEVIEKLGLVEYVVNGLKENGVEVGGIFNEVPQDSSVGVVNKIADLYEKNSCDGFIAIEEEVH
- a CDS encoding NAD(P)/FAD-dependent oxidoreductase, whose translation is MKADVTVIGGGPGGLVSALFAKRNGAKRVLILEREDELGGILKQCIHNGFGLELFKKDLTGPEYAERLIDDINKEGVDYMLDTMAIHLSKDRTITAVNSKHGVFNIDSKSIVLAMGCRERARGNLVIPGTRPAGIYTAGVAQRFINIDGYLPGKEVVILGSGDIGLIMARRLTLEGAKVKGVYEIMNHPGGLKRNIVQCLNDFDIPLYLSHTVMEIKGKDRVTGVIVAKVDGKMQPIKGTEEFVKCDTLLLSVGLIPENELSKEANIEISSNTKGPVMTETMETSVLGIFSSGNVSVVFDLVDYVAETGVIAGKNAAEFAKEKWENKKFINILPGKNVGILFPQMYSYRDDLVIFFRSKKWIEKTVDIEIQPLNMKMRRFYARPNEMIRIKILKDKLLSVKDDITVSIKEVKE